From Camelina sativa cultivar DH55 chromosome 20, Cs, whole genome shotgun sequence, the proteins below share one genomic window:
- the LOC109131262 gene encoding uncharacterized protein LOC109131262: MLVQPGREKYTSVLSPSLERGTTWFGKDKSSLTRQITKVFTNKFDGPFYSWGCVPNARREGYFLEFAKTHTWDPSLTGVVQAKFYSICQNRMKDMVSKAAAQREEVKPRWIERTLWKEMCDYWDTEEAMLLSVLCMESTYINDKGTYFGVGSLGSYINEKRKYPGSSSTFTTLQQQLEDANRKIEEQAALQAERDAEASRVAAEALRMHLHWIMIQTD; the protein is encoded by the exons ATGCTTGTCCAACCAGGCCGTGAGAAGTATACCTCTGTCCTCTCTCCCTCATTAGAGCGTGGAACCACTTG gtTTGGTAAAGACAAGTCATCACTTACCCGAcagattacaaaagtgtttacaaacaagtttgatggtccATTTTACAGTTGGGGTTGTGTTCCGAATGCAAGAAGAGAAGGTTACTTCTTGGAATTCGCG aaaacacacacctgggatccctcTCTAACCGGTGTGGTTCAAGCAAAGTTCTATAGCATTTGTCAAAACcgtatgaaagacatggtttccaaggcagcAGCTCAGCGAGAGGAAGTGAAACCGAGGTGGATTGAGAGAactctttggaaagaaatgtgtgactattggGACACCGAAGAAGCCATG CTTCTTTCTGTTTTGTGTATGGAGTCTACTTACATAAATGATAAaggaacatactttggagttggaagcctaggaAGTTACATCAACGAGAAGCGGAAGTACCCTGGAAGCTCTTCTACTTTCACAACCctgcaacaacagcttgaagaCGCTAACCGCAAGATAGAGGAACAAGCAGCTCTACAAGCAGAGCGTGACGCAGAGGCTTCACGGGTTGCAGCTGAGGCTTTGCGG ATGCATCTCCACTGGATTATGATTCAAACCGATTGA
- the LOC104771799 gene encoding uncharacterized protein LOC104771799 produces the protein MEQFEADPYYADQKKARKLQAWREAIADGDFGMPRICPCGKRIVNEISPTETEKKRWFTCVKYKDDGLHRRKNWADAIEEETQTLRKDVDNHWERLKEFEPHHTKIYNLQMELKEKSDEIAKLKEELALLTTRVDLLDRLCFD, from the exons ATGGAACAATTTGAGGCCGACCCATACTATGCTGATCAGAAGAAGGCGAGGAAGTTACAAGCATGGCGAGAAGCCATAGCCGATGGTGATTTTGGCATGCCTCGAATTTGCCCATGTGGCAAACGAATCGTCAATGAGATCTCtccaacagaaacagagaaaaagagatggtttacTTGCGTTAAGTATaag GATGATGGATTGCACAGGCGGAAAAATTGGGCTgatgcaattgaagaagaaacccaaacCTTAAGGAAAGATGTTGATAACCAttgggagagattgaaggaatTTGAACCCCATCATACTAAGATCTATAATTTGCAGATGGAGCTTAAGGAGAAGAGTGACGAGATTGCCAAACTAAAGGAGGAGTTGGCGTTGCTTACCACTCGAGTCGATCTCCTGGATAGGTTGTGTTTCGATTGA